A section of the Aphanothece sacrum FPU1 genome encodes:
- a CDS encoding type I polyketide synthase — protein MEPIAIIGLSCRFPSANDLQDYWQLLRNGIDGITEVPSNRWDIESLYDKTPATPGKMNTRWGGFLKEIDGFDAEFFRISNREAKYIDPQQRLLLEVAWEALENGGLVPKKLAESQTGVFVGISNNDYGRASLQDISKISAYSGTGNALCITANRISYLLNLKGPSLAIDTACSSSLVAVHYACQSLRLQESDLCLAAGVNLILSPELTINFSQAHMMASDGHCKTFDARADGYVRGEGCGVVVLKRLSDALRDGNKIYAVIKGSAVNQDGLTNGLTAPNGPAQQAVIRQALKNAGVKANQISYIEAHGTGTPLGDPQEFNSLKKVLMENRQPDQPCWIGSVKTNIGHLESAAGIAGLIKVVLSLQQQEIPPHLNLQQLNPYISVQGTPLIIPKECTPWNVGSEKRLAGISAFGFGGTNCHMIVEEAPQTSETLDKRSSSLQRPYHLLTLSAKTEPALLEMAIRYQTFLASYPDVSVADVCFSANTGRSQFEHRLAIVTNTSEDLQEQLAAFIADDEDYSSITGIVQSRKTQKVAFLFTGQGSQYMNMGRQLYETQPMFRQTLDHCDQILRPYLEKPLLEILYPSEGQSSPIHETAYTQPALFALEYALAQLWQSWGVEPDVVMGHSLGEYVAACFAGVFSLEDALKLIAHRGRLMQALPQNGSMMAVLADESLVKAVLEPYGQQVVIAAYNGPQNIVISGLSKVVTEVQAIFASQDIKTKTLQVSQAFHSPTMKQMLGEFQQIAQEITYHQATINIISNVTGQLASQDIGTPEYWCHHIVQSVRFAEEMEMLGQQGYDILLEIGPKPILLGMARYCLPEPEQLFLPSLRPEQEDWQQILNSLARLHVRVININWSNFDGDYLRHLISLPTYPFQRQRYWLESEASENLNSTISSTNLVHQILLQQLKTVGNFSDEEVSLLPKLVDVLLTQAQPSSVSSVVIKQNQGLSTPSDLSPEISKTVTKPNQSLTKAQLLQAEPQECQQLLKSYLGKLLGKVTKISPNQIDWQKPLSSLGLDSLMATEIRKEIEITLEIAVPVEYLAALTIEQFFEQVLHLITSQSTHTEFEPELNTEGQTQQDLWFPFLDKNSQPRLRLFCFPYAGAGASIFQSWSQFLPSEIEICPIQLPGRENRDQEPPFTRLKPLIQTLFPLIHPYLDRPFAFFGHSMGALLSFELARELRRQNCSNPVALFVSSSRAPQIPDFDIPLHPLGDDKFKEALQKIQGTPVETLNRPEFNQQFLPILRADFAIIETYLYSSGDPLNFPIYAFGGVDDAKVSQKHIESWIQQTSQDFKMQMFSGGHFFFHKEQSEMLQIVSQKMAEYLNS, from the coding sequence GTGGAACCTATTGCCATCATCGGTCTAAGTTGTCGTTTTCCCTCTGCCAATGATCTCCAAGATTATTGGCAATTGTTGCGTAATGGAATTGATGGAATTACTGAAGTACCTTCAAACCGTTGGGACATAGAATCATTGTACGATAAAACTCCCGCAACTCCAGGTAAAATGAATACTAGGTGGGGTGGTTTTTTAAAGGAAATAGATGGTTTTGATGCAGAATTCTTTCGGATTTCTAATCGTGAAGCTAAATACATTGATCCTCAACAAAGATTATTGTTAGAAGTGGCTTGGGAAGCTCTAGAAAATGGAGGTTTAGTCCCTAAAAAACTAGCCGAAAGTCAAACGGGGGTTTTCGTAGGTATTAGTAATAATGATTATGGTAGAGCATCCCTACAAGACATCTCGAAAATAAGTGCTTATAGTGGAACCGGAAACGCATTGTGCATTACAGCCAATCGTATATCTTACTTATTAAACTTAAAAGGCCCTAGTTTAGCTATAGACACTGCCTGTTCTTCATCCTTAGTGGCAGTTCACTATGCTTGTCAAAGTTTACGCCTTCAGGAATCAGATCTATGTTTAGCGGCGGGCGTTAACCTAATCTTATCTCCTGAATTAACTATTAACTTTTCTCAAGCTCACATGATGGCATCCGATGGCCATTGTAAAACCTTTGATGCCAGAGCAGATGGCTATGTTCGTGGCGAAGGATGTGGAGTAGTTGTTCTCAAGCGGCTTTCAGACGCGCTACGAGATGGAAACAAGATTTATGCTGTCATTAAAGGATCAGCCGTTAATCAAGATGGCTTAACTAACGGTTTAACAGCCCCTAATGGCCCCGCTCAACAGGCAGTAATTCGTCAAGCGTTAAAAAATGCCGGGGTCAAGGCCAATCAAATCAGCTATATTGAAGCTCATGGAACAGGAACCCCTCTAGGAGATCCCCAAGAATTTAACTCCTTGAAAAAGGTTTTGATGGAAAACCGTCAACCTGATCAACCTTGTTGGATTGGTTCTGTTAAAACGAATATTGGCCATTTAGAATCAGCAGCAGGTATTGCAGGTTTAATCAAAGTCGTTCTGTCACTGCAACAGCAAGAAATTCCCCCTCATCTCAATCTTCAACAACTTAATCCTTATATTTCAGTCCAAGGAACTCCCCTAATTATCCCCAAGGAATGTACACCCTGGAATGTAGGGTCAGAAAAACGCCTTGCTGGTATTAGTGCCTTCGGGTTTGGGGGAACAAATTGTCATATGATTGTGGAAGAAGCTCCTCAGACATCAGAAACCCTTGATAAACGATCATCATCCCTACAACGTCCTTACCATTTATTGACCCTATCAGCAAAAACTGAACCAGCTTTATTAGAGATGGCGATTCGCTATCAAACTTTTTTGGCATCCTATCCTGATGTTTCTGTGGCCGATGTTTGTTTTAGTGCTAATACAGGGCGATCGCAATTTGAACATCGATTAGCTATTGTCACTAACACTTCAGAAGACTTACAAGAACAATTAGCAGCATTTATAGCAGATGACGAAGATTATAGTTCAATTACTGGAATAGTACAGTCTCGAAAAACTCAGAAAGTTGCCTTCTTGTTTACCGGACAGGGATCACAATATATGAACATGGGGCGACAGTTGTATGAGACTCAGCCAATGTTTCGGCAAACTCTCGATCACTGTGACCAGATTTTACGTCCCTACTTAGAAAAGCCCCTACTAGAGATTCTTTATCCTAGTGAGGGACAATCATCTCCTATTCATGAAACAGCCTACACACAACCTGCCCTATTTGCTCTTGAATATGCCCTCGCTCAATTATGGCAATCTTGGGGGGTAGAACCTGATGTGGTGATGGGTCATAGTCTCGGAGAGTATGTAGCAGCTTGTTTTGCTGGTGTTTTTAGTCTTGAAGATGCACTAAAACTGATTGCCCATAGGGGACGCTTAATGCAAGCGTTACCTCAAAATGGGTCTATGATGGCTGTTCTGGCTGATGAATCCTTAGTTAAAGCTGTTCTGGAACCTTACGGTCAACAAGTGGTCATCGCTGCTTATAATGGGCCACAAAACATCGTGATTTCTGGTTTATCTAAAGTAGTTACTGAAGTACAAGCAATTTTTGCATCTCAAGACATTAAAACCAAAACTTTACAAGTTTCCCAGGCTTTTCACTCACCAACGATGAAACAAATGTTAGGAGAATTTCAGCAAATTGCTCAAGAAATTACCTATCATCAAGCCACAATTAATATTATTTCTAATGTGACAGGACAACTGGCCAGTCAAGATATAGGAACTCCTGAATATTGGTGTCATCATATCGTTCAATCTGTAAGATTTGCTGAGGAAATGGAAATGCTGGGGCAACAGGGTTATGACATATTGTTAGAAATTGGCCCCAAACCGATTCTGTTAGGAATGGCTCGTTATTGTTTACCAGAACCAGAACAATTATTCCTTCCGAGTTTGCGTCCAGAACAAGAAGATTGGCAACAAATTTTAAACAGTTTAGCTAGGCTTCATGTTAGGGTAATTAATATTAATTGGTCTAATTTTGATGGAGATTATTTGCGTCATCTTATTTCCTTGCCTACTTATCCTTTCCAAAGGCAACGATATTGGTTAGAAAGTGAGGCTTCTGAAAATTTAAACTCAACTATATCAAGCACTAACTTAGTTCATCAAATATTATTACAGCAGTTGAAAACTGTCGGCAATTTTTCGGATGAAGAGGTGAGCTTATTACCCAAGTTAGTTGATGTCTTACTCACTCAAGCACAACCCTCATCAGTATCCTCTGTCGTAATTAAGCAAAATCAAGGGTTATCTACACCCAGTGACTTATCTCCAGAAATATCCAAAACTGTTACCAAACCAAATCAAAGTTTAACAAAAGCTCAATTATTACAAGCTGAACCTCAAGAATGTCAACAACTTCTTAAATCTTATCTCGGTAAACTGTTAGGAAAAGTCACGAAAATTTCTCCTAATCAAATTGATTGGCAAAAACCCCTATCTAGTTTAGGACTTGACTCTTTGATGGCAACCGAAATAAGAAAAGAGATAGAAATAACTCTAGAAATAGCCGTTCCTGTAGAATATTTAGCCGCACTTACCATTGAACAGTTTTTTGAACAAGTGCTTCATCTGATTACCAGTCAATCTACTCATACAGAGTTTGAACCTGAATTAAACACAGAAGGACAAACTCAACAAGATTTATGGTTTCCCTTTTTGGATAAAAATTCTCAACCTCGTTTACGTCTTTTCTGTTTTCCCTATGCGGGTGCAGGGGCTTCAATTTTTCAATCTTGGTCACAATTTTTGCCGTCTGAAATCGAAATTTGTCCAATTCAATTACCTGGTCGAGAAAATCGAGATCAAGAACCACCTTTTACCCGACTAAAACCCTTAATTCAAACATTATTTCCTTTAATTCATCCTTATCTTGATCGTCCTTTTGCTTTTTTTGGTCATAGTATGGGAGCATTATTAAGCTTTGAATTAGCCCGTGAACTTCGCCGGCAAAACTGCTCAAATCCAGTTGCTCTATTTGTTTCGAGTAGTCGCGCTCCCCAAATTCCTGATTTTGATATTCCTTTACATCCTCTAGGAGATGATAAATTCAAAGAAGCTCTCCAAAAAATTCAGGGAACTCCCGTAGAAACTTTGAATAGACCTGAATTTAATCAACAATTTCTCCCCATTTTACGAGCCGATTTTGCTATCATAGAGACGTATTTATATTCCTCTGGTGATCCTCTTAATTTTCCTATTTATGCCTTTGGAGGTGTAGATGATGCCAAAGTAAGTCAAAAACACATCGAAAGCTGGATTCAACAAACCAGTCAAGATTTTAAGATGCAGATGTTTTCTGGTGGACATTTCTTCTTTCATAAAGAACAATCAGAAATGTTACAAATTGTTTCGCAAAAAATGGCGGAGTATTTAAATTCTTAG
- a CDS encoding type III polyketide synthase codes for MTFIVNTAVGFPAHYYSQEVLANALRKYFIVQELDFDLDAIDRFFTNVLIKGRYFMLPLDSFYEPPGIEENINATIKATVDLVEETVWKLLKKTALEPQDISQLTATSLIPAVPGIDVRLMNRIPFSPNIKRMPLGGVGCMGGAFGVARVADYLKAYPTQASILVASEPSSSLWQGSLQRDLCSMIRRLPDDPSQYSDIIMTIITAALFGDGSAAVLMVGDDHPLAQAGCPQVIDSRSMLLPNTVHLMGMDVVDTGTRNILRPEVSDHVRVGLRQTIDPLLEAHNLSVDDISRWLVHPGGPKIINAIEDEYGLDDQALNLSREVLAEVGNLSSPTILYILDKTLSAEQPSSGSYGLMIAMGPGFSQEVILLQW; via the coding sequence ATGACTTTTATCGTTAATACTGCTGTCGGTTTTCCGGCTCATTATTATTCCCAGGAAGTGTTGGCCAATGCGCTCCGTAAGTATTTTATCGTACAAGAGCTAGATTTTGATTTAGATGCTATTGATCGCTTTTTTACCAATGTCCTCATTAAAGGGCGTTACTTTATGTTGCCCCTTGACTCTTTTTATGAACCCCCTGGAATAGAAGAAAATATCAATGCTACAATTAAAGCTACTGTTGACCTAGTTGAAGAAACAGTTTGGAAATTACTCAAAAAAACCGCCCTTGAACCCCAAGATATCTCCCAGTTAACCGCCACTTCTCTGATTCCGGCAGTCCCTGGTATTGATGTACGACTAATGAATCGAATTCCTTTTTCTCCAAACATTAAAAGAATGCCTCTTGGTGGTGTGGGTTGTATGGGAGGAGCCTTTGGGGTCGCTCGCGTCGCTGATTATTTAAAGGCTTATCCCACACAAGCTTCTATTCTTGTTGCCTCAGAGCCTTCTTCTTCTCTCTGGCAAGGATCACTACAACGGGATTTATGCTCGATGATTCGTCGTTTACCTGATGATCCTTCCCAATATAGTGACATTATTATGACCATCATAACGGCTGCCTTATTTGGTGATGGTTCTGCTGCTGTCTTGATGGTTGGTGATGATCATCCTTTGGCACAAGCTGGTTGTCCCCAAGTCATTGATAGTCGCTCAATGCTTCTACCTAACACGGTTCATTTAATGGGTATGGATGTAGTTGATACCGGAACTCGTAATATCCTCCGCCCAGAAGTCTCTGATCATGTCAGGGTGGGACTCAGACAAACCATTGATCCTCTTTTAGAAGCCCATAATCTATCTGTTGATGATATTTCCCGTTGGTTGGTTCATCCAGGTGGCCCTAAAATTATTAATGCGATCGAAGATGAGTATGGTCTTGATGATCAAGCCTTAAATCTCAGCCGTGAGGTGTTAGCTGAAGTAGGCAACCTTTCATCTCCGACTATTCTCTACATCTTAGATAAGACTTTATCTGCAGAGCAACCCTCGTCGGGTTCCTATGGTTTGATGATCGCAATGGGGCCTGGTTTCTCTCAAGAAGTAATTCTCTTGCAATGGTAA
- a CDS encoding isoprenylcysteine carboxyl methyltransferase family protein, which yields MVTRWIFVSIVICVILQRLFELRISQRNATEILVQGGQEYSDNLLGVVKILQVSWWVAMICEVWYFNRAFVPSLAVIGLIATITGQVLRYLSMKELGIRWTLKIMTIPGVPLVDTGIYRYIRHPNWLGVCLEIAGLPLIHYAYLTAITFSLINLLIMVKRMNLEESLLKG from the coding sequence ATGGTTACTCGATGGATCTTTGTTAGTATCGTTATTTGTGTCATCTTACAACGACTGTTTGAACTGAGAATTAGTCAACGTAATGCTACTGAAATCTTAGTCCAAGGAGGTCAAGAATATAGCGATAATTTACTCGGTGTCGTTAAGATTCTCCAGGTAAGTTGGTGGGTAGCCATGATTTGCGAGGTATGGTATTTTAATCGTGCTTTTGTTCCATCTTTAGCCGTTATTGGGTTAATAGCAACTATTACCGGACAGGTTTTGCGTTATTTGTCCATGAAAGAGTTAGGAATCAGATGGACATTGAAAATTATGACTATACCAGGCGTACCCCTTGTAGATACAGGAATTTACCGTTATATACGACATCCAAATTGGTTAGGGGTCTGTTTAGAAATTGCAGGACTTCCTCTGATTCACTATGCTTATCTTACTGCAATCACTTTCTCCCTAATCAATTTGCTTATAATGGTTAAGCGCATGAATTTAGAAGAAAGTCTTCTAAAGGGATAA
- the psb29 gene encoding photosystem II biogenesis protein Psp29 has product MNNLRTVSDTKREFYRHHTRPINSIYRRFVEELMVEMHLLSVNADFHYDPIYALGVVTSFERFIEGYRPELDKASIFTALCQSVRENPDQYRQDAYNVLEQAKSLSISDLMDKMKQAASGQFNEGILFDTLQKIAQNSRFKYSRLFAIGLYTVLMEVNSDLVKNQEQRNQTFQEVSDVLSLTSDKLQKDIDLYRSNLDKMQQILTVIEETIEADRKKRQSQIAKETLTNTQEGTTTGQ; this is encoded by the coding sequence GTGAATAACCTTCGTACTGTTTCTGATACTAAGCGCGAGTTCTACCGCCATCATACTCGACCAATTAATTCCATTTATCGCCGATTTGTTGAAGAATTGATGGTAGAGATGCACCTGTTGTCTGTTAATGCGGATTTTCACTATGATCCCATTTACGCTTTAGGTGTTGTAACTTCTTTTGAGCGGTTTATTGAAGGATATCGTCCTGAACTGGATAAAGCATCCATTTTTACAGCTTTGTGTCAATCGGTGCGGGAAAACCCAGATCAATATCGTCAAGATGCTTATAATGTCTTAGAACAGGCCAAAAGTCTCTCTATCTCTGATTTGATGGATAAGATGAAACAAGCCGCTTCTGGACAATTTAATGAGGGTATTCTCTTTGATACATTACAAAAAATTGCCCAAAATTCTCGATTTAAATATAGTCGTTTGTTTGCCATCGGATTATATACTGTTCTGATGGAAGTTAATTCTGATTTAGTGAAAAATCAAGAACAACGTAATCAAACGTTTCAAGAAGTTTCTGATGTGTTAAGTTTAACCTCCGATAAACTACAAAAAGACATTGATCTTTATCGTAGTAATCTTGATAAAATGCAGCAAATTCTAACTGTTATTGAGGAAACTATAGAAGCAGACCGCAAAAAAAGACAATCACAAATTGCCAAAGAAACCCTCACTAATACTCAAGAAGGAACGACAACGGGTCAATAA
- a CDS encoding TIGR03279 family radical SAM protein has protein sequence MTQSSIRPAKISGIVSNSIAEEVGFEVGDAIISINDTKPRDLIDYKFLCSDEYLELEVLDTKGKIHQVELEKDYDDDLGLEFETALFDGLIQCNNHCPFCFIDQQPPGKRDTLYLKDDDYRLSFLYGSYLTLTNLTQKEWDRIEAMRLSPLYISVHATEPDIRIKLLKNKRAGEILKQFKWFQERRLQIHAQVVVCPGINDEIHLEKTLLDLANFNQGEIPTIISAAVVPVGLTRFRPTEDQLIPVNREKAKQVIKQVQTLQQQFYHKLGSNFAWLADEWFLIAQEELPAESHYEDYPQIGNGVGSIRQFIKEFKTIAQQLLPQKIDNQVTLTWVVGNGVEQAFKPLVNQLNKVKNLKINLAALNSNYWGQEITVTGLLTGQDLLTGLQNKDLGDGILLPSVMLKNDDTVFLDDMTVQALSQQLKIPIFPISGVAELIKTCLNF, from the coding sequence ATGACACAATCTTCTATCCGTCCGGCTAAAATTAGTGGTATTGTATCTAATTCTATCGCTGAAGAAGTAGGCTTTGAAGTAGGGGATGCTATTATTTCAATTAATGATACCAAACCCCGTGATTTAATCGATTATAAATTTTTATGTTCTGATGAATATTTGGAATTAGAGGTATTAGATACTAAGGGAAAAATTCATCAAGTAGAACTAGAAAAAGATTATGATGATGATTTAGGGTTAGAGTTTGAAACCGCGTTATTTGATGGATTAATTCAATGTAATAATCATTGTCCTTTTTGTTTTATTGATCAACAACCTCCAGGAAAACGAGATACTTTATATTTAAAAGATGATGATTATCGATTGAGTTTTTTATATGGAAGTTACTTAACTTTAACCAATTTAACGCAAAAAGAATGGGATCGTATTGAAGCGATGCGCCTTTCTCCTTTATATATTTCAGTTCATGCAACCGAACCAGATATCAGAATTAAACTATTAAAAAATAAGCGAGCAGGAGAGATACTAAAACAATTTAAATGGTTTCAGGAGAGACGCTTACAAATTCATGCACAAGTCGTGGTTTGTCCTGGTATTAATGATGAGATTCACTTAGAAAAAACCTTGTTAGATTTAGCCAATTTTAATCAAGGAGAAATCCCGACAATTATCTCAGCAGCAGTGGTTCCTGTGGGATTAACGCGCTTTCGTCCAACAGAAGATCAATTAATTCCAGTAAATCGAGAAAAAGCGAAACAAGTTATCAAACAAGTTCAAACATTACAACAACAATTCTATCATAAATTAGGCAGTAATTTTGCCTGGTTAGCGGATGAATGGTTTTTAATTGCTCAAGAAGAATTACCAGCAGAATCTCATTATGAAGATTATCCCCAAATTGGCAACGGAGTCGGTTCTATTCGTCAGTTTATCAAAGAATTTAAAACCATTGCTCAACAATTACTACCTCAAAAAATAGACAATCAAGTAACCTTAACTTGGGTGGTTGGTAATGGGGTTGAACAAGCATTTAAACCCTTAGTCAATCAATTAAATAAAGTTAAAAATTTAAAGATTAATTTAGCTGCATTAAATAGTAATTATTGGGGTCAAGAAATTACTGTGACTGGTTTATTAACAGGACAAGATTTATTAACAGGGTTGCAAAATAAAGACTTAGGAGATGGAATTTTATTACCTTCTGTAATGCTCAAAAATGATGATACAGTATTTTTAGATGATATGACTGTTCAAGCATTATCTCAACAGTTAAAAATTCCTATTTTTCCTATCAGTGGGGTTGCAGAATTAATCAAAACTTGCTTGAATTTTTAA
- a CDS encoding PEP-CTERM sorting domain-containing protein (PEP-CTERM proteins occur, often in large numbers, in the proteomes of bacteria that also encode an exosortase, a predicted intramembrane cysteine proteinase. The presence of a PEP-CTERM domain at a protein's C-terminus predicts cleavage within the sorting domain, followed by covalent anchoring to some some component of the (usually Gram-negative) cell surface. Many PEP-CTERM proteins exhibit an unusual sequence composition that includes large numbers of potential glycosylation sites. Expression of one such protein has been shown restore the ability of a bacterium to form floc, a type of biofilm.), whose protein sequence is MQITKSLTTLSLVTFGGAVFSLMSADVAQAVTFIFNADDSNLSTIVKTVDGITLTISNNQTRGSFFVDLDGISVLAGTPFSGTKTTSFDLTFSSAVQLTSYTIGYIENLDGDESLILSNGSSSSVENAPFTTGLRNFNNQFKVAAGQTISFIGNFGADVSDIIQWSAIEVTPVSVPVPVPVTIPEPSSMLGLLVLGGLGINSNLKKLKK, encoded by the coding sequence ATGCAAATCACCAAATCTTTAACCACCCTTTCCTTAGTAACCTTTGGTGGTGCAGTTTTCAGTTTGATGAGTGCCGATGTTGCCCAAGCTGTTACCTTTATTTTTAATGCCGACGATAGTAATTTATCCACCATTGTTAAAACCGTTGATGGAATTACTTTAACAATATCTAATAACCAAACACGAGGCTCATTTTTTGTTGATTTGGATGGGATATCGGTATTAGCTGGTACTCCTTTTTCTGGAACTAAAACTACAAGTTTTGATCTTACATTTTCTAGTGCAGTTCAACTGACTTCCTATACCATTGGGTATATTGAGAATCTAGATGGTGATGAAAGCCTTATCTTAAGCAATGGAAGTTCAAGTTCGGTAGAAAACGCGCCTTTTACAACAGGTTTAAGAAACTTTAATAATCAGTTTAAGGTTGCTGCGGGACAAACTATTTCCTTTATAGGTAATTTTGGTGCTGATGTCAGTGATATTATCCAATGGTCAGCCATAGAAGTTACTCCTGTTTCCGTTCCTGTTCCTGTTCCTGTTACTATTCCTGAACCTAGTTCAATGTTAGGATTATTAGTATTAGGTGGTTTGGGTATAAATTCTAATCTGAAGAAATTAAAGAAATAA
- a CDS encoding XisI protein, protein MDKVAKYRKLIQDLLTAYAKEDHSNEYIEVELIFDTQRDHYQWMNVGWENLNRVYRCILHFDIKDEKIWLQQNLTDQNPAEELVKMGVPREDIILGLHPPYKRKYTDYGVA, encoded by the coding sequence ATGGATAAGGTAGCTAAATATCGGAAACTGATTCAAGATTTATTAACTGCTTATGCTAAAGAGGATCATTCTAATGAATACATTGAAGTTGAACTTATTTTTGATACCCAAAGAGATCATTATCAATGGATGAATGTAGGATGGGAAAACTTAAATCGAGTGTATCGGTGTATTTTGCACTTTGATATTAAAGATGAAAAAATTTGGCTTCAACAAAATTTAACTGATCAAAATCCTGCTGAAGAATTAGTTAAAATGGGTGTTCCTAGAGAAGATATTATTTTAGGTTTACATCCTCCTTACAAGCGAAAATATACTGATTATGGAGTCGCTTAG
- a CDS encoding FAD-binding domain-containing protein — protein sequence MTNLVIFWHRRDLRVSDNIGLSNAYKYSSKLIGLFCLDTQILNRDDMASARVAYLLGCLKELQESYQKLGSQLLIIQGNPAQIIPKLAETLQAKAVFWNEDVEPYSKIRDRQVIDALKEKGIQSQTYWDQLLHAPGDILTKSSQEPYKVYTPFWKNLITENKASIAHSLNQLQPLTAAEINLVKEIGIINLPTAKDLGYCWDSPLIFSPGEKAAKEQLSFFCDQAIYEYQEQRNLPASEGTSKLSAALKFGAIGIREVWQATVNAMKNSRSDEARENIQTWQKELAWREFYQHCLYFFPELAEGPYRPEFKEFPWDNNEEDFQAWCEGKTGYPIVDAAMRQLNETGWMHNRCRMIVASFLTKDLIINWQWGEKYFMQKLIDGDLSANNGGWQWSASSGMDPKPLRIFNPATQAQKFDPEGEYIRQWLPELSSLDNEYLVTGKISPLDCQSCAYPQPIVDHQKQQREFKERYKQIKS from the coding sequence ATGACTAATTTAGTTATTTTTTGGCATCGTCGAGATTTAAGAGTTTCTGATAATATTGGACTGTCTAATGCTTATAAATACAGTTCTAAATTAATAGGTTTATTTTGTTTAGATACTCAGATATTAAACCGAGATGATATGGCATCTGCTAGAGTTGCTTATTTGCTAGGTTGCTTAAAAGAATTACAAGAAAGTTATCAAAAATTAGGCAGTCAATTATTAATTATACAAGGAAACCCAGCCCAAATTATTCCTAAGTTAGCAGAAACTTTACAAGCAAAAGCTGTATTTTGGAATGAAGATGTAGAACCCTATAGTAAAATCCGCGATCGCCAAGTAATTGATGCTTTAAAAGAGAAAGGTATTCAATCACAAACCTATTGGGATCAATTATTACACGCGCCAGGAGATATTTTAACAAAAAGTAGCCAAGAACCCTATAAAGTTTATACACCATTTTGGAAAAATTTGATCACAGAAAATAAAGCTTCTATCGCTCATTCTTTAAATCAATTACAACCCTTAACAGCAGCAGAAATAAACCTAGTTAAAGAAATAGGAATAATTAACTTACCTACGGCTAAAGACTTAGGTTATTGTTGGGATAGTCCCTTAATTTTCTCCCCAGGAGAAAAAGCTGCAAAAGAACAGTTAAGCTTTTTTTGCGATCAGGCTATTTATGAATATCAAGAACAACGAAATTTACCTGCAAGTGAAGGAACTTCCAAACTCAGTGCAGCCTTAAAATTCGGTGCTATTGGCATTCGAGAAGTGTGGCAAGCAACAGTTAATGCCATGAAAAATAGCCGTAGTGATGAAGCCAGAGAAAACATACAAACTTGGCAAAAAGAATTAGCTTGGCGAGAATTTTATCAACATTGCTTATACTTTTTTCCTGAATTAGCAGAAGGGCCATATAGACCAGAATTTAAAGAATTTCCTTGGGATAATAATGAGGAAGATTTTCAAGCATGGTGTGAGGGAAAAACCGGATATCCTATCGTAGATGCTGCCATGAGACAGTTAAATGAAACCGGATGGATGCACAATAGATGTCGGATGATTGTTGCTAGTTTTCTCACCAAAGATTTAATTATAAATTGGCAATGGGGAGAAAAATATTTTATGCAAAAATTAATAGATGGGGACTTATCCGCTAATAATGGGGGATGGCAATGGAGTGCATCTAGTGGGATGGACCCTAAACCATTGCGCATTTTTAACCCTGCAACTCAGGCACAAAAATTTGACCCAGAAGGGGAATATATCCGTCAATGGTTGCCAGAATTAAGTTCTCTTGATAATGAATATTTAGTCACAGGAAAAATTTCCCCTTTAGACTGTCAAAGTTGTGCTTATCCTCAACCCATTGTCGATCATCAAAAACAACAAAGAGAATTTAAAGAACGCTATAAACAGATAAAAAGTTAA